TTCATTTCCAATATTGATCAAATTCAGGAAATAAAAAATACTCTCATGGATAGCCAGGAATTTCAAATGAAAATTATCTGATAATCAGACTCCTACCATCCCTCTACCATAAGCACGAATTGCCGCATTTATTAGAATTCATACTTTATTCATACAATGAACAAACTTTATTCATTCCATATATTGAAATTCATATATTATAGGACTCCTATAGGAGTTAAATATGATTAAAAAAAGAGTCACAAAAGCAAGACTATTATTATTAGCAGCTTTTGTCATATTTATCAGTTATGAAGCTTATATGCACCAGGTCAAAGGAGGAGGCCCTGACGGATCTCCCTCCATTCATGCACTATGCCCCTATGGAGGGCTCGAAAGCCTCTACTCAATGTTTCTGACAGGAGCACTGATCGATAAGATTTACGGGGGAACCATTGTCCTGTTTATAGTATCCATTCTGACTGCTCTTTTCTTTCGCAGAGGTTTTTGCAGCTGGATTTGTCCTCTCGGTGGAATGCAGGAATTTCTGGGACGCCTTGGCAGGAAAGTCATGGGGAAACAACTGAGGATGCCCCCTTCTGTTGATAAATATCTGAGATATCTTAAATATGGGGTCCTTGTTCTAACGGCTGTATTATCATGGAAAACAGCCTCCATGTGGGTGTCTCCCTATGATCCCTGGGCAGCCTTTGGTCATCTTAGTGAAGGATTCCCCTCTTTATGGAAAGAATTTGCCGTTGGATTTGTCATCTTGATAATTACATTTATCGGTTCGTTTCTCTACGACAGGTTCTTTTGTAAATACCTCTGCCCCATGGGAGGATTTTTGGCTTTCATTTCAAAAATCAGTCCCTTCAGTATTCAAAGAGATGATGATCTCTGCATAAACTGCAATCTGTGTACAAAGGTCTGTCCCATGAATATTGATGTTGCAAAGGTTGAAACAGCATCCACTCTGGAATGCATAAACTGCCAGGAATGTGTTGAAGTTTGCCCCAAAGAGGGAGCCTTAACCAATAGAGTCTCATTCAACAAAAAACTGAAACTGACCCCTGTTCTTGTTGGAGTCTCGGTCCTCATTATATATTTCGGGGGAATTGGAATTGCAAAAATGGTTGATCTATATACACTTCTTCCCGGGCCGATTACTGAAGAAACCATAGTGACCGATGTGGATACTCTCAAAGGATATATGACTTTGTCTGAAATATCGACTTTGATGCACCTTCCTTTGGAAGAAGTATATTCCCGGATGTCCATTCCTGCAGAAGTTCCTGCGGAGACAGAAGCAAAACAACTTGAACAATATATCCCCGGCTTTGATTTTCATGAAGCAAGGAATGCTCTTCGAGATTAAAAGAAACCCTTCATAGCGGAGCCTCCGGTGGTGGGCTCTGCTTAAAAGTTTCCACTATTTTCATAAAACGTCGCCCATACTCAACATAGTTGGCGTATTTTAATTCCTCTTCTGATGAGACATCACTGTCATGATAGACAGATGCCATATGGGGCTCTATAGAAAACCCTCCATCATATCCCCTCTGAATCAGATCTGCCACGATTTCCCTCACCTTTCCTTCTCCATCTCCGGGAAAACACCAGTCGGAAGAGTTGAAAAGTTCTTCGTGCTGCATCTTCCTGAAGACTCCATCCTTGATGTGCACGTAGGCAACATGCTCTTTAATAGCCGTGTAAAATTGCAAGGCATCCTGCATATGATCAGAGTGTCCTTCCCGGTAATCCACAGAGTTCAGAGGATTTCCGGTGTCAAAGAGCAGTTTAAAATGGGGAGAATCAATCTCCTCGACCAGCCTGAGGGCATGTTCTGATGACATCCCTCCATAGTTGGCACAATTTTCATGCATATAATAGACTCCAGCCTCCTCGCAAAGACGGACCAGACCGCGTAATTTTTCAAAGATCCTCTGCTCCAGCTCGGGGGTGTACAAGGAGGCATCCCGGAAGCGGGTAAAACTCATGCCCCGGATCATGGTGCATCCCAATCTCTCCATACGGGGGAAGGCCCGTTTCAATTCATTCAGGCTCTTTTGATAATCCTCTTCAGACCGGGGATCCCGGCTCCAATTGGCCACAGTACTGCCGAAGCAATTGATGGAGATACCCTGGTCTTCCAGTTTTCCAGCAACCAGATCAAACTGATTATCAGGAAGGTCGTGAATATTCATGCCATCGATGTTGCGGGACTCGATGCGGGTCCATCCCAGTTCTTTCGTGGCACGAATCTGAGCATCCAGTCCAATGCCGGCTTCATCGGCAAATCCTGTATAATACATGTTTATTTCACTCCCATTTTTTTTAGATTTTGATAAGAGATTTCAAGGGATTGAAAGATGTCTCTGTTTTCTACAGGAACATCCTGCTCAACCACATACCATCGCACGCCGGTTTCAACACAGGCCTGAATGATCTCAGACCAATTCAGATTCCCCTCACCTACTTCGCAGAAACGGGGTTCCCGTCCCACTATCGTATAATCCTTAAAATGACAGACCGGCATGCGTCCACTCACTTTCCTGATCCATTCGGCCGGATTCTGTCCCCCTCTCTGGACCCAGTGAACGTCAATTTCGGCAAAAAAAGTAGTCTTGTCAGTTTCCGCATAAATTCGCTCAAGAAACAGACTGTCTCCGGATGGTGCAAATTCCATTTCATGGTTGTGATAACCGAAGCGGATACCCTGGTCAGCAAAACGCCGGCCATAACCATCCAGTTCAGCAATCAGTTTCCCCGCTGCGGCTGGTTCGACTGTAAATGCTTCGCCGGGGAAGCCCAGGGCGGTAAAATCACAGTCCCAGGTTTTCAATTTTTTGACAAGAGAGTTAAAATCATTTCTCAGGGCATCAAGGCCTTCATGAGAGGCACAGATATATAAACCGTGTTTATCCGTTATATCCTTGATCTTGTCCGGGCTTAAAGGCACTCCTGATATCTGTACGGCCTCATAACCGAACCCTCTAATCCGCTTGAGAGTGTTGTCCAGATCTTTCTCTGTCTGACAATACTCTCTCAAACTGTAAAGAGTCGCTGCAATTTTCGTATTCGGTTCGTTCAATTTGGTATTTCCTTTGCGGCGAATCTTCCGCCATTTATTTTTTATTTCAGAATGACTGGCTCATGTCTTCAGCAATGGTCTCTACCACGGTTTTTTTTAAAGTGGAACCTGCGATCAGTTCTTTTAACCTGAGTTCAAAAAGATCTTCATCCAGGGGCAGGGTCATCATCCTTTTTTCAAATCCGGAAAGCATGATGGCATTGTTTATGGCGATGGAATTAAGACCCTCTGCTGCAGGAGCAATGAGGTCTGCCTTGCCCATGATGGCATCACAGAAATTTTCGATGATCAGCTTGTGCTCTCCCCCTGATTCAGAGATGGGTATATCACAGGTCCAGCATTCTGGCTTATCAAAACCTCCCGGAGCCGTCTCCAGATGATCCAGAACAGAGATCCGGTTACGGTAGAAAGTCAAAGTGCTGCCTTCCCAGATCAGCTTTCCCTGCTCACCGACGATCTCCAAACGATTCGTACCGGGAGCTTCTCCGGTAGAGGTGATAAAATGCCCGACCATGCCATTGTCATATTCAAAATAGGCCGTCACTTCATCTTCTACTTCGATGTTGTGGTATTTCCCCAGGGAAAACATCCCCATGA
The sequence above is a segment of the Oceanispirochaeta sp. genome. Coding sequences within it:
- a CDS encoding sugar phosphate isomerase/epimerase; translated protein: MNEPNTKIAATLYSLREYCQTEKDLDNTLKRIRGFGYEAVQISGVPLSPDKIKDITDKHGLYICASHEGLDALRNDFNSLVKKLKTWDCDFTALGFPGEAFTVEPAAAGKLIAELDGYGRRFADQGIRFGYHNHEMEFAPSGDSLFLERIYAETDKTTFFAEIDVHWVQRGGQNPAEWIRKVSGRMPVCHFKDYTIVGREPRFCEVGEGNLNWSEIIQACVETGVRWYVVEQDVPVENRDIFQSLEISYQNLKKMGVK
- a CDS encoding sugar phosphate isomerase/epimerase — encoded protein: MYYTGFADEAGIGLDAQIRATKELGWTRIESRNIDGMNIHDLPDNQFDLVAGKLEDQGISINCFGSTVANWSRDPRSEEDYQKSLNELKRAFPRMERLGCTMIRGMSFTRFRDASLYTPELEQRIFEKLRGLVRLCEEAGVYYMHENCANYGGMSSEHALRLVEEIDSPHFKLLFDTGNPLNSVDYREGHSDHMQDALQFYTAIKEHVAYVHIKDGVFRKMQHEELFNSSDWCFPGDGEGKVREIVADLIQRGYDGGFSIEPHMASVYHDSDVSSEEELKYANYVEYGRRFMKIVETFKQSPPPEAPL
- a CDS encoding 4Fe-4S binding protein, which encodes MIKKRVTKARLLLLAAFVIFISYEAYMHQVKGGGPDGSPSIHALCPYGGLESLYSMFLTGALIDKIYGGTIVLFIVSILTALFFRRGFCSWICPLGGMQEFLGRLGRKVMGKQLRMPPSVDKYLRYLKYGVLVLTAVLSWKTASMWVSPYDPWAAFGHLSEGFPSLWKEFAVGFVILIITFIGSFLYDRFFCKYLCPMGGFLAFISKISPFSIQRDDDLCINCNLCTKVCPMNIDVAKVETASTLECINCQECVEVCPKEGALTNRVSFNKKLKLTPVLVGVSVLIIYFGGIGIAKMVDLYTLLPGPITEETIVTDVDTLKGYMTLSEISTLMHLPLEEVYSRMSIPAEVPAETEAKQLEQYIPGFDFHEARNALRD